The Pontibacter pudoricolor genome contains a region encoding:
- a CDS encoding oxidoreductase: protein MSNHMEVTINVGLLGFGMSGRLFHAPFISNVAGLNLQKIKASRPESIALARQRYPETMIVETVEAIFEDEMIDLVVIATANPTHYSLAKAALLAGKHVLVDKPFTVSSSEADALITLAKEKQKVLSVYQNRRWDSDFKTVKKVLEANLLGKLIEYEAHFDRFRGELKKDTWKEENLPGAGILYDLGAHLIDQALVLFGEPQQVYADIKTQRTGSQVPDYFEVVLFYGNLKAILKAGMLVRETGPHFMLHGTKGSFIKYGMDVQESDLKAGSFPTAVATNWGREPEELWGTLNTELNGLHFNGKIESETGDYTGLYQNVYNAIVGREEFEVKPEQARNTIRIIELAMQSSREKRTIPYSLS, encoded by the coding sequence TTGTCAAATCATATGGAAGTAACTATAAATGTGGGTTTACTTGGCTTTGGTATGTCCGGAAGGCTTTTTCATGCCCCATTCATTTCCAATGTAGCTGGACTTAATCTTCAGAAAATTAAAGCCAGCCGACCTGAAAGTATTGCGTTAGCACGGCAGCGGTATCCGGAAACTATGATTGTAGAAACTGTAGAGGCTATTTTTGAAGATGAAATGATAGATCTTGTAGTAATTGCGACTGCAAACCCGACACATTATAGTCTGGCAAAAGCAGCTTTGCTTGCCGGGAAGCATGTGTTGGTTGACAAACCATTTACCGTTTCCAGTTCAGAAGCTGATGCATTGATCACGCTGGCAAAGGAAAAGCAAAAAGTACTGTCCGTTTACCAGAACCGCCGCTGGGACAGTGATTTTAAGACTGTTAAGAAAGTTCTGGAAGCCAACCTGCTTGGTAAGCTCATAGAGTATGAAGCACACTTTGATCGGTTCAGGGGTGAATTAAAAAAAGATACCTGGAAGGAAGAAAATCTGCCTGGCGCCGGAATACTTTACGACTTAGGCGCACACCTGATAGACCAGGCCTTGGTGCTGTTTGGAGAACCTCAGCAGGTTTACGCCGATATTAAAACGCAGCGAACAGGCTCTCAGGTTCCGGATTATTTTGAAGTGGTTTTATTTTACGGTAACCTGAAAGCCATATTAAAAGCCGGTATGCTGGTTCGTGAAACTGGTCCGCACTTTATGTTACATGGCACTAAAGGCTCATTTATAAAATATGGAATGGATGTGCAGGAGTCTGATTTAAAGGCTGGCTCCTTCCCTACTGCCGTGGCAACAAACTGGGGCCGGGAACCTGAAGAGCTTTGGGGTACACTGAACACAGAACTTAACGGACTCCATTTTAATGGAAAAATTGAAAGTGAAACAGGCGACTACACTGGCTTATACCAGAATGTATACAATGCTATAGTTGGCCGTGAAGAATTTGAAGTTAAACCGGAACAGGCCCGAAATACGATCAGGATAATTGAACTTGCCATGCAAAGCAGCCGGGAGAAACGAACTATACCTTATAGCTTAAGCTGA
- a CDS encoding TFIIB-type zinc ribbon-containing protein encodes MSDKNGVEIDYCPKCRGIWLDRGELEKIIERSGEHYSKKENYDSDYKRYGYDKYGRENKHPHKKKESFLSDFFDF; translated from the coding sequence ATGAGCGATAAAAACGGAGTTGAAATTGATTATTGTCCAAAATGCCGCGGAATCTGGCTCGACCGCGGTGAACTGGAAAAAATCATTGAGCGCTCCGGTGAACACTATTCTAAAAAAGAAAACTACGATTCGGACTATAAACGCTATGGTTACGATAAATACGGACGTGAAAATAAACATCCACACAAAAAGAAAGAATCGTTCTTAAGTGATTTCTTTGACTTTTAA
- a CDS encoding tetratricopeptide repeat protein: MKKVLLTALAAATISVASAQNSAVNSAILSQKNGTLDKAQASIDQAIAHDKTKDKAKTWFTRGTIYQDIIGHPLYGKLATDQTPNIVFESYEKTIALDGKDGQYGKQVPAKLDQLYGQLLNQAVEFHNSQVWDKAIVNYELALKAKPGDTTALKYGAYAAINNKDYPKAISFYDKLIASGKADEDAYKTKVQLLQESQASDEQVMNALAEGLKAYPNSVYLMQEELRYYLKNDRGDEAMAKLEKTIQADPNNASLYAVLGNLQEKKNNIDGAYKSYQKAIELDPKNFDAYYNLAVLEFNKGVAVSKKAEKMDYATYQKKGKAIEAEANKHFQASVPYFEKAIELQPEDQSTLRNLMSVYTRLGRKADAERINKKLK, translated from the coding sequence ATGAAAAAAGTACTCTTAACTGCATTGGCAGCAGCTACCATTTCAGTGGCTAGCGCACAGAACTCGGCTGTGAACAGTGCCATCCTTAGCCAGAAAAACGGCACCTTGGATAAAGCACAAGCTTCTATAGACCAGGCCATCGCACACGACAAGACAAAAGATAAAGCTAAGACCTGGTTTACGCGCGGTACTATTTATCAGGATATCATCGGTCACCCGTTATATGGTAAATTAGCTACTGATCAGACACCGAACATTGTGTTTGAATCTTATGAAAAGACGATTGCACTGGATGGAAAAGACGGACAGTACGGCAAGCAGGTTCCTGCAAAATTAGACCAGCTATACGGCCAGTTATTGAACCAGGCAGTAGAATTCCATAACAGCCAGGTTTGGGACAAAGCTATAGTTAACTATGAGTTAGCGCTTAAGGCTAAACCAGGAGATACGACTGCGCTTAAATATGGTGCTTATGCAGCTATAAATAACAAGGACTATCCAAAAGCTATCAGCTTTTACGATAAGTTAATTGCCAGCGGTAAAGCTGACGAAGACGCTTATAAAACAAAAGTACAGCTGCTGCAGGAGTCGCAAGCCAGTGACGAGCAGGTAATGAATGCACTTGCCGAAGGTTTAAAAGCATATCCGAACAGCGTTTACCTGATGCAGGAAGAACTTCGTTATTACCTGAAAAACGACCGTGGTGACGAAGCAATGGCTAAGTTGGAGAAAACGATCCAGGCTGATCCTAACAACGCCAGCCTTTATGCCGTGTTAGGTAACCTGCAGGAGAAGAAAAACAACATAGACGGAGCTTACAAAAGCTACCAGAAAGCTATAGAACTGGATCCTAAAAACTTTGATGCATACTATAACCTGGCAGTACTTGAATTTAACAAGGGTGTAGCAGTATCTAAGAAAGCGGAGAAAATGGACTATGCAACTTACCAGAAAAAAGGAAAAGCAATAGAGGCAGAAGCAAACAAGCATTTCCAGGCATCAGTACCATATTTCGAGAAAGCAATTGAGCTTCAGCCAGAAGATCAGTCTACACTTAGGAACCTGATGTCAGTTTATACTCGCTTAGGCCGTAAGGCAGATGCAGAGCGTATCAACAAGAAACTGAAGTAA
- a CDS encoding SDR family oxidoreductase → MNNNRWSLQGKKAIVTGGSKGIGEATVNEFLALGAEVLAVARKQEDLQKLQASAAGTLHVLAADMSTTEGQGQLFSWVETNWGSLNILVNNVGTNIRKPTADYSSEEFDFIMNTNLRSAFELNRLFYPLLAASEQGNIIHVTSVAGLTHVRTGSVYGMTKAALTQLTRNLAAEWAKDGIRVNAVAPWYISTPLAQTVLQNEEFYNNVINRTPLRKIGKPEDVAAAVAFLCMPAAAYITGQTLAVDGGFTINGFHPQ, encoded by the coding sequence ATGAATAACAACAGATGGTCATTACAAGGTAAAAAAGCTATAGTTACGGGTGGCTCAAAAGGTATTGGAGAAGCTACAGTCAATGAGTTTTTAGCACTTGGGGCAGAAGTACTAGCAGTTGCCCGTAAGCAGGAAGACCTGCAGAAACTTCAGGCAAGCGCTGCAGGCACTTTGCATGTGCTGGCTGCCGATATGAGTACGACCGAAGGGCAGGGGCAACTGTTTAGCTGGGTAGAAACGAATTGGGGCAGCCTGAATATCCTGGTAAACAATGTGGGCACTAACATCCGGAAGCCAACTGCTGACTATAGTTCAGAAGAGTTTGATTTTATAATGAACACCAACCTTAGATCAGCATTTGAATTGAACAGGTTGTTTTACCCGCTACTGGCTGCATCAGAGCAAGGGAATATTATACATGTTACATCTGTGGCCGGACTTACTCATGTGCGCACAGGCAGCGTGTATGGCATGACGAAAGCTGCACTCACCCAACTTACCCGCAACCTTGCTGCAGAATGGGCTAAAGATGGTATCCGCGTAAACGCTGTTGCTCCCTGGTATATCAGCACACCACTGGCCCAGACGGTTTTGCAAAACGAGGAATTTTACAACAATGTAATTAACAGAACACCCCTCAGAAAGATTGGAAAACCGGAAGATGTAGCAGCCGCTGTTGCCTTTTTATGTATGCCTGCAGCAGCGTATATTACTGGCCAGACGCTGGCTGTAGATGGAGGTTTCACGATCAATGGATTTCACCCGCAATAA
- a CDS encoding metal-dependent hydrolase, which produces MDSLTQIILGASVGEAVAGKKIGNKALLWGAIAGTIPDLDVLASPLLDTVGELTFHRSVTHSFLFAFIMSPVLGWLLNKLYKKDNLGVLPWTLLFFFGFTTHALLDACTTWGTQLFWPFSTYGVAFYNIFVIDPLYTVPFMLCVLAAAFYNRSSQKRRILNYMGLGLSTAYLLFSFGAKASANNVFEQNLQQQGISYNSYISKPTPLNTIFWSVTAEGKEGFYHGFYSLLDKNKIINYSYEPQNKHLLQPYLGNPKLRRLLEITKGYYTVVPAENGILINDLRFGKFDDWRAEGGTYVFVYHVQKNPDGSLSFEEINNRPDIDKDYFKDYWNRIKGI; this is translated from the coding sequence ATGGATTCTCTTACACAAATTATACTGGGTGCTTCGGTTGGCGAAGCGGTTGCCGGCAAAAAAATTGGAAATAAGGCCCTCCTGTGGGGTGCTATTGCCGGTACCATTCCGGACCTGGACGTACTGGCAAGCCCATTACTGGATACGGTTGGAGAGCTAACCTTTCACAGGTCTGTAACACATTCGTTTCTTTTCGCTTTTATAATGTCGCCTGTTCTTGGCTGGCTTCTGAATAAGTTATATAAGAAGGATAACCTTGGCGTTTTACCCTGGACGTTGCTCTTCTTTTTCGGGTTTACAACCCATGCTTTGCTTGATGCCTGCACTACCTGGGGAACTCAGCTTTTCTGGCCTTTCAGTACCTACGGCGTAGCTTTTTACAATATTTTCGTTATCGATCCGCTGTATACTGTTCCGTTCATGCTATGTGTGCTGGCAGCAGCCTTTTATAACCGTAGCAGCCAAAAGCGCAGGATCTTAAACTATATGGGGCTTGGCCTTAGCACAGCATACCTGCTATTTTCGTTCGGAGCTAAAGCTTCAGCCAATAACGTGTTCGAGCAGAACCTTCAGCAGCAGGGCATAAGCTATAATTCGTACATTAGCAAACCAACGCCGCTGAATACTATTTTCTGGTCCGTAACGGCCGAAGGAAAAGAAGGCTTTTACCACGGCTTTTACTCACTTCTGGATAAGAACAAAATTATAAACTATAGTTACGAACCACAGAACAAACACCTGCTGCAACCTTACCTGGGCAACCCAAAGCTTCGGCGTCTCCTCGAAATCACAAAAGGTTACTATACAGTGGTTCCGGCAGAAAACGGCATATTAATAAATGACCTGCGTTTTGGTAAATTTGACGACTGGCGCGCAGAAGGTGGTACTTATGTGTTTGTGTACCATGTTCAGAAAAACCCGGATGGCTCGCTGAGCTTTGAGGAAATCAACAATCGGCCGGATATCGATAAGGATTATTTTAAAGATTACTGGAATAGAATAAAAGGCATTTAA
- a CDS encoding DUF349 domain-containing protein, giving the protein MTTENKDLDTTGAEVNQPENQNAADEQKQQPESPQSIVDKRLAEINAGKQGEEISDKEVPKEEQPEVTPELKTEDEAAASEVITEIFAEANTGITDVEETASQHPNTPSGDVQEQSAAEITPEVPAAESQPASHADHDDEELDEDHTDYSQLPLEELRAALATTLKSSDARKKHRIINEIQRNYDLRFQAEKAEALDRFKQEGGTEEDFEYHASPEHQDLEKLLTAYRDARHQERQQTEENRNRNLVRKQELLSRLRELVESAETKSSTDELKKIQSEWKSIGPVPAGAAQQLWDSYHALLDIFYNNRSIFYELKELDRKRNLDAKLQLIERAEALENEQTINKALEELRHLHEEWKNIGPVPNDQRDPIWERFIQASEKVHTRRKAYQEERKVVEMQNLEKKRALLERLQAYQGFNTDRINEWRDKTDEIQKLKEEWDAAGLVPKEYAEEVNKNFWGNYKAFFQHKNQFFKGLDEQKMQNLRLKTELCEQAESLKESNDWNATKEKLIQLQKKWKTIGRVPDKYSDKIWQRFRSACNEFFDRKQAQEQNHSAELEKLSSEKMELTDRISEKISQPTEPATLGEYEQFVSQWRALDQNKQRSSPKVEEKFISLMESYLERVPGLSLEERSEMVVKLQVERLKNSPDAAQKLQHKEQSIRREITQLQNDIQTLRTNIEFFARSKNADKLRGEYEGRIADAQHRIEQLNRQLKAFRG; this is encoded by the coding sequence ATGACTACAGAAAATAAGGATCTGGACACTACCGGAGCTGAGGTTAACCAACCTGAGAATCAAAATGCAGCAGATGAGCAGAAGCAACAGCCAGAATCGCCGCAAAGTATAGTTGACAAACGTCTGGCTGAAATAAATGCCGGCAAACAAGGCGAAGAAATCAGTGACAAGGAAGTTCCTAAAGAAGAACAGCCAGAAGTAACACCGGAGCTAAAAACAGAAGATGAAGCTGCTGCCTCAGAAGTGATAACAGAAATATTTGCTGAAGCCAACACAGGCATTACAGATGTGGAAGAAACAGCTTCTCAACACCCGAATACACCTTCAGGTGATGTACAGGAACAATCTGCTGCCGAAATAACTCCGGAAGTACCTGCTGCAGAATCGCAGCCAGCCAGCCATGCTGATCATGATGACGAAGAACTGGATGAAGATCATACGGACTATAGCCAGTTACCTTTAGAAGAATTACGCGCCGCACTGGCCACCACACTAAAGAGTTCTGATGCCCGCAAAAAGCACAGAATCATAAACGAAATTCAGCGCAATTACGACCTTCGCTTCCAGGCTGAAAAAGCCGAAGCATTAGACCGTTTCAAGCAGGAGGGAGGTACGGAAGAAGATTTTGAATACCATGCTTCTCCTGAGCACCAGGATCTTGAAAAGTTATTGACAGCTTACCGCGATGCCCGCCATCAGGAGCGCCAGCAAACAGAAGAGAACCGTAACCGCAACCTGGTACGCAAACAGGAATTACTTTCCCGCCTGCGCGAGCTTGTAGAGTCTGCTGAAACAAAGAGCAGTACTGACGAACTTAAGAAAATACAGTCTGAATGGAAAAGCATTGGCCCTGTGCCCGCCGGAGCAGCACAGCAACTATGGGATTCGTATCACGCACTGCTGGATATTTTCTACAATAACCGCAGCATATTTTATGAGCTGAAAGAGCTTGACCGCAAGCGTAACCTGGATGCGAAATTACAGCTGATAGAACGTGCCGAAGCGCTTGAAAACGAGCAAACTATAAATAAAGCACTGGAGGAATTACGCCACCTGCACGAGGAATGGAAAAACATTGGACCAGTACCAAACGACCAGCGCGACCCGATCTGGGAGCGTTTTATACAGGCATCTGAAAAAGTACATACCCGCCGCAAAGCCTACCAGGAAGAGCGCAAAGTAGTTGAAATGCAGAACCTGGAAAAGAAACGCGCTTTGCTTGAAAGATTGCAGGCATACCAGGGCTTTAACACCGACCGTATTAATGAGTGGCGTGATAAGACCGATGAAATTCAGAAACTGAAAGAGGAATGGGATGCTGCCGGATTGGTGCCGAAAGAATATGCTGAAGAAGTAAACAAAAATTTCTGGGGCAACTACAAAGCTTTCTTCCAGCATAAAAACCAGTTCTTTAAAGGGCTGGATGAGCAGAAAATGCAGAATCTGCGCTTGAAGACCGAACTTTGCGAGCAAGCTGAGAGCCTGAAAGAAAGCAATGACTGGAACGCTACCAAAGAAAAACTGATACAGCTTCAGAAAAAATGGAAAACGATAGGTCGTGTACCGGACAAGTATTCTGATAAAATCTGGCAACGTTTCAGAAGTGCCTGCAACGAGTTCTTTGACCGCAAACAGGCACAGGAGCAAAACCACAGCGCGGAACTCGAAAAGCTGTCATCTGAAAAGATGGAGCTTACTGACAGGATTTCTGAAAAGATATCACAACCTACAGAACCAGCCACGCTGGGAGAGTATGAGCAGTTTGTAAGCCAGTGGCGAGCCCTGGACCAGAACAAGCAGCGCAGCAGCCCTAAGGTTGAAGAGAAATTTATCTCGCTTATGGAAAGCTACCTGGAGCGTGTACCCGGCTTAAGCCTGGAAGAGCGATCTGAAATGGTAGTTAAACTACAGGTAGAGCGCTTGAAAAACAGCCCGGATGCTGCTCAGAAATTACAGCATAAGGAACAAAGCATACGCCGTGAAATTACGCAGCTCCAGAATGATATACAGACGTTGCGTACCAACATCGAATTCTTTGCCCGTTCTAAAAATGCCGATAAACTACGCGGGGAGTATGAAGGACGTATTGCTGATGCGCAACACCGTATCGAGCAGCTTAATCGTCAGCTAAAGGCCTTCAGAGGATAA
- a CDS encoding YqgE/AlgH family protein, producing the protein MKMEEERLIKPQSGSILISEPYQGDPNFERSVVLLCNHNEAEGTFGLVLNKLSDMKLSDVVDIYNDAFDVTLGIGGPVQFNTLHYLHRIPDLSQAVKLGEDLYWGGDFEMLRTMIGSGIVTSEDVRFFLGYSGWTAGQLQEEIDKNVWIVNNNAVNKLFNLEADTLWRSILRQMGGKYKVLSNYPVDPRLN; encoded by the coding sequence ATGAAGATGGAAGAAGAAAGGTTGATAAAACCTCAGAGCGGGAGTATACTTATATCCGAACCATACCAGGGCGATCCTAATTTTGAGCGCTCGGTTGTACTGCTGTGTAACCATAATGAAGCAGAGGGAACATTTGGCCTGGTACTTAATAAGCTCTCGGATATGAAACTGTCGGATGTGGTGGATATATATAACGATGCATTTGACGTTACTTTAGGCATTGGAGGACCGGTTCAATTCAATACCCTACATTATCTGCACCGCATACCAGATCTGTCGCAGGCTGTGAAACTGGGAGAAGACCTTTACTGGGGTGGCGATTTTGAAATGCTCAGAACCATGATCGGCTCAGGCATAGTCACTTCTGAAGATGTTCGTTTCTTTTTAGGCTATTCTGGCTGGACGGCAGGGCAACTGCAGGAAGAAATTGATAAAAATGTTTGGATCGTCAATAACAATGCTGTGAATAAATTGTTTAATTTAGAGGCTGATACACTATGGCGAAGCATCCTGCGTCAGATGGGAGGCAAATATAAGGTTTTATCGAATTATCCGGTAGACCCACGCCTGAACTAA
- the pdxH gene encoding pyridoxamine 5'-phosphate oxidase → MSLLPNIAAIRKNYAMESLNEVSVAKDPITQFKSWMDETIAAQVNEPTAMVLSTVNSSGRPSARVVLLKDVTTDGFIFFTNYNSRKGHDLQVNPFASLTFFWPELERQVRVEGTIQKVPAEISDSYFHSRPVGSQIGAWASPQSQPITSREELEIADADYTKRFGDLPVIPRPEHWGGYLLEPDRVEFWQGRPNRLHDRIVYELQENQWHIKRLAP, encoded by the coding sequence ATGTCCCTGTTACCAAACATTGCCGCTATCCGCAAGAATTATGCTATGGAGTCACTAAATGAGGTATCTGTAGCCAAAGATCCAATAACTCAGTTTAAGTCCTGGATGGACGAAACTATAGCCGCCCAAGTAAACGAGCCTACTGCCATGGTGCTTTCTACGGTAAACAGCTCCGGAAGACCATCTGCCCGCGTAGTGTTACTAAAAGATGTGACCACGGATGGATTTATATTCTTCACAAACTATAATAGCCGCAAGGGCCATGATCTGCAGGTAAATCCTTTTGCTTCACTTACCTTTTTCTGGCCCGAACTGGAGCGCCAGGTACGCGTGGAAGGAACCATACAAAAAGTGCCGGCAGAGATATCGGACTCCTATTTTCATAGCAGGCCGGTAGGCAGCCAGATCGGAGCCTGGGCTTCACCTCAAAGCCAGCCTATTACCAGCCGCGAAGAATTGGAAATAGCAGACGCAGACTATACTAAACGATTTGGCGATCTGCCTGTTATCCCAAGGCCGGAACATTGGGGCGGTTACCTGCTGGAACCTGACCGGGTAGAATTCTGGCAGGGACGCCCGAACCGCCTGCACGATCGTATCGTGTATGAGTTGCAGGAAAACCAGTGGCACATAAAACGACTGGCTCCGTAA
- a CDS encoding DUF1015 domain-containing protein — translation MAEILPLKAWRYSHLLNHQIEELTSPLFDVVSAKQRETLYRNPFNSIHLSVPLGTQPADEAAALLQHWKERGVILQDALPGIYVYYQYFKLSGEQKEYCRKGFICHIKAYDWKERVLLRHENTIPSAVNDRIDLLSKTELNSSATHGLYTDPAFALEQYMDESIKSPIYETEDYQGVRDVLAVIHDHDVIHKFIDVLREKQVLLADGHHRYEGSLEYRKRMMAQNPSHTGLEAYNYHLMYLTNTESDDLRILPTHRVLQQIDLSDEEFLQRLSEYFTIIPKEDPVELNEVIVGKQWAFGLYLSGNAYKIRLKPEMHHLIDWEVPQEVKDLDLTVMHYFIFQRVLGIDPEVQRNYSRLSYERNFTTCIRQVDTGASRLALITNEVSMEQVKRVCYSGAIMPQKSTFFYPKVICGFLFSSIKEDEFISAPAACL, via the coding sequence ATGGCAGAGATATTACCCTTAAAAGCCTGGCGATACAGCCACTTACTGAATCATCAAATTGAAGAGCTGACCTCTCCCCTTTTTGATGTGGTATCGGCGAAGCAGCGCGAGACTTTATACCGCAATCCGTTTAACAGCATCCATCTTTCTGTTCCGCTTGGTACGCAGCCCGCCGACGAAGCCGCTGCGTTACTGCAGCACTGGAAAGAGCGTGGCGTTATATTGCAGGATGCGCTGCCAGGTATTTATGTGTACTACCAGTATTTTAAGCTGTCGGGTGAGCAAAAGGAATACTGCCGCAAAGGATTTATCTGCCATATAAAAGCCTACGACTGGAAAGAACGTGTATTGCTTCGGCATGAGAATACCATTCCAAGCGCGGTAAACGACAGAATAGACCTGCTTTCTAAAACTGAACTCAACAGCAGCGCCACGCACGGCTTGTATACCGACCCGGCGTTTGCGTTGGAGCAGTACATGGATGAAAGCATCAAATCGCCGATTTATGAAACCGAAGATTACCAGGGTGTGCGCGATGTACTGGCTGTGATTCACGACCACGATGTGATTCATAAGTTTATAGATGTGCTGCGCGAAAAACAGGTGTTGCTGGCAGATGGGCACCACCGCTACGAAGGTTCGCTGGAATACCGCAAACGCATGATGGCTCAAAATCCGTCACACACCGGCCTCGAGGCCTACAATTATCATTTAATGTACCTGACCAACACCGAGTCGGATGACCTGCGCATTTTACCAACGCACCGCGTGCTGCAACAGATTGATCTATCGGATGAGGAGTTTCTGCAACGGCTGAGCGAATATTTTACGATCATCCCGAAAGAAGACCCCGTTGAGCTGAACGAAGTTATAGTTGGCAAGCAATGGGCGTTTGGTTTATATCTGTCAGGTAACGCTTATAAGATTCGCCTGAAACCGGAAATGCATCACCTGATAGACTGGGAAGTACCGCAGGAAGTAAAGGACCTTGACCTGACGGTCATGCACTATTTCATTTTCCAGCGCGTGTTAGGAATAGACCCGGAAGTGCAGCGAAACTATAGCCGCCTGAGCTATGAGCGTAATTTCACGACATGTATCCGCCAGGTTGATACCGGTGCTTCACGCCTTGCCCTTATCACAAATGAAGTATCGATGGAACAGGTAAAAAGGGTGTGCTATAGTGGTGCGATCATGCCGCAAAAGTCTACCTTCTTTTACCCGAAAGTTATCTGCGGTTTTTTATTTAGCTCCATAAAAGAAGATGAATTTATCTCGGCCCCTGCTGCTTGCCTCTAA
- a CDS encoding Maf family nucleotide pyrophosphatase, with protein sequence MNLSRPLLLASNSPRRKELLTGLGLPFDVHVKEVEEDYPAELKREQVAEYLASHKAEQYFGDLEDHILLTADTIVCLGDKVLNKPADYKQAYDMLRSLSGTHHVVITGVCILTRDLKSIFHDTTKVYFKELSHEEIDYYITNYRPYDKAGAYGIQEWIGKIGIERIEGSYFNVVGLPVQKLYQRLVSLGFLSLD encoded by the coding sequence ATGAATTTATCTCGGCCCCTGCTGCTTGCCTCTAATTCGCCCCGTCGTAAAGAACTGCTGACTGGCTTAGGGTTACCATTTGACGTGCATGTAAAAGAGGTTGAGGAAGATTACCCCGCAGAACTGAAGCGCGAACAGGTAGCTGAATATCTGGCTTCCCACAAAGCTGAGCAGTACTTCGGGGACCTGGAGGACCACATTTTACTTACCGCTGATACTATAGTTTGTTTAGGCGATAAGGTACTGAACAAACCAGCAGATTATAAGCAGGCCTACGACATGCTTCGCTCTCTTTCCGGCACGCACCACGTGGTCATTACCGGCGTTTGTATCCTTACACGGGATCTTAAAAGCATTTTTCACGACACCACGAAAGTTTATTTTAAAGAGCTGAGCCACGAAGAAATCGACTACTATATCACCAACTATAGACCTTACGATAAAGCCGGGGCTTACGGCATTCAGGAATGGATCGGTAAAATAGGTATCGAACGAATTGAGGGTTCTTACTTTAACGTAGTCGGTCTGCCCGTTCAGAAACTTTACCAGCGGCTGGTTAGTCTCGGCTTTTTGAGTCTTGATTGA
- a CDS encoding class I SAM-dependent rRNA methyltransferase has translation MSFIKLYLAPGKENSLKRLHPWVFSGAIRKADGEPEEGEIVEVYSSKREFLGMGHYALGSIAVRIFSFEQVEPDYSFWKSKVKQAYDYRNRLGLIDNPETDVYRLIYAEGDGVPGLIVDMYKDTAVVQTHSLGMYNVREFVTKALQEIYGAKLRAVYDKSAESLPQKSVPDAVNGYLFGKSEGGVVVTENGNKFFIDWESGQKTGFFIDQRENRDLLARYTKGKSVLNTFCYTGGFSVYALNAGAELVHSVDVSKKAIELTIKNGDLSNAHDRHEAFAVDTFDFLKGKEDLYDVIVLDPPAFAKSQKVRHNAVMGYKRLNAEAMKKIKPGGILFTFSCSQVVDKYLFNNTVMAAAIEAGRNIKVMHHLSQPADHPISIFHPEGEYLKGLVLFVE, from the coding sequence ATGTCATTTATAAAACTATACCTGGCTCCGGGTAAGGAGAATTCCCTGAAACGTTTACATCCCTGGGTTTTTTCGGGCGCGATACGTAAAGCAGACGGCGAGCCGGAAGAAGGCGAAATTGTAGAAGTTTATTCCAGTAAGCGCGAGTTTCTGGGCATGGGCCATTACGCGCTTGGCTCTATTGCCGTTCGTATCTTCTCTTTTGAGCAGGTTGAGCCAGACTATAGTTTCTGGAAAAGCAAAGTGAAGCAAGCCTACGATTACCGCAACCGCCTGGGCCTGATCGATAATCCGGAAACGGATGTATACCGACTGATCTATGCGGAAGGTGATGGCGTGCCGGGACTTATAGTTGACATGTATAAAGATACGGCCGTAGTGCAGACGCATTCGCTGGGCATGTACAACGTGCGTGAATTTGTGACCAAAGCATTACAGGAAATTTATGGCGCAAAGCTTCGGGCCGTTTACGATAAAAGTGCCGAGTCGCTGCCCCAAAAATCTGTGCCGGATGCAGTAAATGGTTATCTTTTCGGTAAATCGGAAGGTGGCGTTGTGGTTACTGAAAATGGCAACAAGTTCTTTATCGACTGGGAAAGTGGTCAGAAAACCGGGTTCTTTATTGATCAGCGTGAGAACCGTGACTTGCTGGCCCGTTACACCAAAGGCAAATCGGTACTGAACACGTTCTGTTATACTGGTGGCTTTTCGGTATATGCTTTAAATGCCGGTGCCGAACTGGTACATTCGGTAGATGTGTCTAAAAAAGCGATAGAGCTAACGATAAAAAATGGCGACCTGAGCAATGCCCATGACCGGCACGAAGCTTTTGCGGTAGATACCTTTGATTTCCTGAAGGGCAAGGAAGACCTGTACGATGTAATCGTGCTGGACCCTCCTGCTTTTGCCAAGAGTCAGAAAGTGCGTCATAATGCCGTTATGGGTTATAAACGCCTGAATGCAGAGGCCATGAAAAAAATAAAGCCGGGCGGAATTCTGTTCACTTTTTCGTGCTCGCAGGTAGTAGATAAATACCTGTTCAACAATACCGTTATGGCAGCTGCTATTGAGGCTGGCCGAAACATAAAAGTAATGCACCATCTCTCCCAGCCCGCTGATCACCCGATCTCCATTTTCCACCCGGAAGGCGAGTATCTGAAAGGCCTTGTGCTGTTTGTAGAATAA